Proteins from a single region of Nocardioides anomalus:
- a CDS encoding GNAT family N-acetyltransferase, which yields MLVRDADPADLPRIAAIYDEQVRTAISTFDLVPPPVDQWAAKVGSTRPGDHFLVAQDDGVLGFAYSSTYRPRPAYDRTREVSVYLDEAARGRGLSRLLYAELLARLRAEGVRTVLAVIALPNEASEALHRGCGFERVGVLPEVGWKFERWIDTALWALSLDPARRGTPPGRPG from the coding sequence GTGCTGGTGCGCGACGCAGATCCTGCCGACCTTCCTCGGATCGCCGCCATCTACGACGAGCAGGTGCGCACGGCGATCTCCACCTTCGACCTCGTGCCACCGCCCGTCGACCAGTGGGCCGCGAAAGTCGGGAGCACCAGGCCGGGCGACCACTTCCTCGTGGCGCAGGACGACGGGGTGCTGGGCTTCGCCTACTCGTCGACGTACCGCCCGCGCCCGGCGTACGACCGCACGCGGGAGGTGTCGGTCTACCTCGACGAGGCGGCGCGCGGGCGCGGCCTCAGCCGGCTGCTGTACGCCGAGCTGCTGGCGCGGCTGCGCGCCGAAGGCGTCCGCACCGTGCTGGCGGTCATCGCGCTGCCCAACGAGGCGAGCGAGGCGCTGCACCGCGGGTGCGGGTTCGAGCGGGTCGGGGTGCTGCCCGAGGTCGGGTGGAAGTTCGAGCGCTGGATCGACACCGCCCTCTGGGCCCTCAGCCTCGACCCAGCGCGCCGAGGAACGCCTCCGGGTCGTCCAGGCTGA
- a CDS encoding guanine deaminase gives MTTFRGTFLDTPVSPFHGGTLRAEADLAVTVEDGVITAREPYSADRHPDAVDLSDGLVLPGFVDTHVHFPQVRAIGGLGMPLLDWLEQCALPEEARLADAAYAASVATDFVSGLVSAGTTTALVFGSHFAGAVDALFTEATRVGLRVTSGLVLSDRILREDLFTTPERAFAEGLELAKRWHGAGRTRYAVTPRFSLSCSEALLESAGALLAEQPDLWFTSHLNENLEEIEGVQQLFGCDYTTSYERAGLLGPRSVLAHNVHPSLTELMTLGRHGAAVAHCPTSNAALGSGLFPLGSHLALGVRVGLGSDVGAGTGFCLFKEGLQAYFAQQLLGRDGHRLAARHLLHLATSAGADVLGLADTVGDLEVGKEFDALWLRPDPDCTLAVALTHATSYDDALAKVFALAGPADIAGTWVAGERLTP, from the coding sequence ATGACGACCTTCCGGGGCACGTTCCTGGACACCCCCGTCAGCCCGTTCCACGGCGGCACGCTGCGGGCCGAGGCCGACCTCGCGGTCACCGTCGAGGACGGCGTGATCACCGCCCGTGAGCCGTACTCCGCGGACCGGCACCCCGACGCCGTGGACCTCTCGGACGGCCTCGTGCTCCCCGGCTTCGTGGACACCCACGTGCACTTCCCGCAGGTCCGGGCCATCGGCGGGCTCGGCATGCCGCTGCTGGACTGGCTCGAGCAGTGCGCGCTGCCCGAGGAGGCGCGGCTGGCCGACGCGGCGTACGCCGCCTCGGTCGCGACCGACTTCGTCTCCGGACTGGTCTCGGCCGGGACCACCACCGCGCTGGTCTTCGGATCGCACTTCGCCGGCGCGGTCGACGCGCTGTTCACGGAGGCCACCCGCGTCGGGCTGCGGGTCACCTCCGGGCTGGTGCTGTCCGACCGGATCCTGCGCGAGGACCTCTTCACCACCCCCGAGCGCGCCTTCGCCGAGGGGCTCGAGCTGGCCAAGCGCTGGCACGGTGCCGGCCGGACCCGCTACGCCGTGACCCCGCGCTTCTCGCTGTCCTGTTCCGAGGCGCTGCTGGAGTCCGCCGGCGCGCTGCTGGCCGAGCAGCCCGACCTGTGGTTCACCTCCCACCTCAACGAGAACCTCGAGGAGATCGAGGGCGTCCAGCAGCTCTTCGGCTGCGACTACACGACCTCCTACGAGCGCGCCGGCCTCCTCGGTCCGCGCTCGGTGCTGGCCCACAACGTGCACCCGTCGCTGACCGAGCTGATGACGCTGGGCCGCCACGGCGCCGCCGTCGCGCACTGCCCGACGTCCAACGCCGCCCTCGGCTCGGGGCTGTTCCCGCTCGGCTCGCACCTGGCTCTCGGCGTCCGCGTCGGCCTCGGCAGCGACGTCGGCGCCGGCACCGGCTTCTGCCTGTTCAAGGAGGGGCTGCAGGCCTACTTCGCCCAGCAGCTCCTCGGCCGCGACGGCCACCGGCTCGCCGCCCGGCACCTGCTCCACCTGGCCACCAGCGCGGGCGCGGACGTGCTCGGCCTGGCCGACACGGTCGGCGACCTCGAGGTCGGCAAGGAGTTCGACGCGCTCTGGCTGCGCCCCGACCCCGACTGCACGCTCGCCGTCGCGCTCACCCACGCCACGTCGTACGACGACGCGCTGGCCAAGGTCTTCGCCCTCGCGGGACCCGCCGACATCGCCGGCACCTGGGTGGCGGGGGAGCGGCTCACGCCCTGA
- a CDS encoding ABC transporter permease — protein MATTTALTLGEGIRRQADYWRVVYQRTWRGTVISSFLAPLFYVLAMGVLLGGFIDGDPDVLEGATSYFDFVVPGLIAAHAMQTAVGETTYPVMSMIKWQRVYDSMLATPLTCRDLVAAHLTFIAFRLATTCAVYDLVLAPFGVFATWWGALLAFLAQVLVGMVFAVWVFGFSARLHSEEGYGVLFRLGIFPLFLFSGAFFPVSNLGAAGAWLARVTPLWQGVNLSRMLTLDHVTWWVAGVNAGVLLVLLAAGWVWAVSGLQKRLVW, from the coding sequence ATGGCGACGACGACCGCGCTCACCCTCGGCGAGGGCATCCGCCGCCAGGCCGACTACTGGCGCGTGGTCTACCAGCGCACCTGGCGCGGGACGGTCATCAGCTCGTTCCTGGCCCCGCTGTTCTACGTGCTGGCCATGGGCGTCCTGCTCGGCGGCTTCATCGACGGCGACCCCGACGTGCTCGAGGGCGCGACGTCCTACTTCGACTTCGTGGTCCCCGGGCTCATCGCCGCGCACGCCATGCAGACCGCCGTGGGCGAGACGACGTACCCGGTCATGAGCATGATCAAGTGGCAGCGCGTCTACGACTCGATGCTGGCCACGCCGCTGACCTGCCGTGACCTGGTCGCGGCACACCTGACGTTCATCGCCTTCCGGCTGGCCACCACGTGCGCCGTCTACGACCTGGTGCTGGCGCCGTTCGGGGTGTTCGCGACCTGGTGGGGCGCGCTGCTGGCCTTCCTCGCGCAGGTCCTGGTGGGGATGGTCTTCGCGGTCTGGGTCTTCGGGTTCAGCGCGCGGCTGCACTCCGAGGAGGGGTACGGCGTGCTCTTCCGGCTCGGGATCTTCCCGCTGTTCCTGTTCTCCGGAGCGTTCTTCCCGGTCAGCAACCTCGGCGCCGCGGGCGCCTGGCTGGCCCGCGTCACGCCGCTGTGGCAGGGCGTGAACCTCTCGCGGATGCTCACCCTCGACCACGTCACCTGGTGGGTGGCCGGGGTCAACGCCGGGGTCCTGCTCGTGCTGCTGGCCGCGGGCTGGGTGTGGGCGGTCTCCGGGTTGCAGAAGCGGCTGGTCTGGTGA
- a CDS encoding ABC transporter permease: protein MSTAQPLGAVRATALLVERNYIVYRKAWKLFLSGFFEPFFYLLSIGIGVGALIDTFEFNGREIPYAEFVAPGMLAASALNGALIDATFNTFFKLRFVKLYDQMLATPLTTRDVARGEIAWSQLRGSTYAAAFLVIMAAMGLVHSWWAVLAFPATLLIGFASSAVCMALTTYMRSWQDFDLITLAQVPLFLFSATFFPITAYPDPVRWVVEGTPLYRGVVLCRELTTGSLTWASAVSVVYLLALGLAGLFVVRRRLDALLLT from the coding sequence GTGAGCACCGCGCAGCCGCTCGGCGCGGTCCGGGCCACGGCGTTGCTGGTCGAGCGCAACTACATCGTCTACCGCAAGGCGTGGAAGCTGTTCCTCAGCGGCTTCTTCGAGCCGTTCTTCTACCTGCTCTCGATCGGCATCGGCGTCGGCGCGCTGATCGACACCTTCGAGTTCAACGGCCGCGAGATCCCGTACGCCGAGTTCGTGGCGCCCGGCATGCTCGCCGCCTCCGCGCTCAACGGCGCGCTCATCGACGCCACCTTCAACACCTTCTTCAAGCTGAGGTTCGTCAAGCTCTACGACCAGATGCTCGCCACCCCGCTGACCACGCGCGACGTGGCCCGCGGCGAGATCGCGTGGAGCCAGCTGCGCGGCTCGACGTACGCCGCCGCCTTCCTCGTCATCATGGCCGCGATGGGGCTGGTGCACTCGTGGTGGGCGGTGCTGGCCTTCCCGGCCACGCTGCTCATCGGGTTCGCCTCCAGCGCGGTCTGCATGGCGCTCACGACCTACATGCGCAGCTGGCAGGACTTCGACCTCATCACCCTGGCCCAGGTGCCGCTGTTCCTGTTCTCGGCGACGTTCTTCCCGATCACCGCCTACCCCGACCCGGTGCGGTGGGTGGTCGAGGGCACGCCGCTCTACCGCGGGGTCGTGCTGTGCCGCGAGCTCACCACAGGCTCACTGACGTGGGCCTCGGCGGTGTCCGTGGTCTACCTGCTCGCCCTGGGGCTGGCCGGGCTGTTCGTGGTCCGGCGCCGGCTCGACGCACTCTTGTTGACGTGA
- a CDS encoding xanthine dehydrogenase small subunit: MAEVTVNGEPRALDGVPLHTNLLDFVRGCGLTGAKEGCAEGECGACSLLVARPAPDGSEGTEWTALNSCLVPAAAFDGQEVVTAEGLGSPDALHPVQHEMAVRGGSQCGYCTPGFICSMAAEFYRDGRDDGFDLHAISGNLCRCTGYRPIRDAAHALGTPEADDPLATRRTVSAPAPVASRLHDGEAAYVRPATLDEALQLVRDHEDATVVAGSTDWGVEVNLRGRRAHLVLAVDRLEELRGLTVTDDEVRIGAALTLTELGRRLEGRLPLVDALLPQFASPLIRNGATLGGNLGTGSPIGDTTPVLLALEASLVLASSEGTRTVPLADYFTGYRRSVRRRDELIAEVVVPLPAAGLTAFHKIAKRRFDDISSVAVAFALDLRDGVVSKARIGLGGVAATPVRALATEAALEGRPWSETTVDAAAEVLRSEGTPIDDQRASAAYRSAVLGDALRKLWVES, translated from the coding sequence ATGGCCGAGGTGACCGTGAACGGCGAGCCGCGCGCCCTGGACGGCGTGCCGCTGCACACCAACCTCCTGGACTTCGTCCGCGGCTGCGGGCTGACCGGGGCCAAGGAGGGCTGCGCCGAGGGCGAGTGTGGCGCCTGCTCGTTGCTGGTCGCGCGCCCGGCTCCGGACGGCTCCGAGGGCACCGAGTGGACCGCGCTCAACTCCTGCCTGGTCCCCGCCGCGGCCTTCGACGGCCAGGAGGTCGTCACCGCCGAGGGGCTCGGCTCTCCGGACGCGCTGCACCCGGTCCAGCACGAGATGGCCGTCCGCGGCGGCTCGCAGTGCGGCTACTGCACGCCCGGCTTCATCTGCTCGATGGCCGCGGAGTTCTACCGCGACGGCCGCGACGACGGCTTCGACCTGCACGCGATCAGCGGCAACCTGTGCCGCTGCACCGGCTACCGGCCGATCCGTGACGCCGCCCACGCCCTCGGCACGCCTGAGGCCGACGACCCGCTGGCCACGCGTCGTACGGTGAGCGCGCCGGCGCCGGTGGCCAGCCGGCTGCACGACGGCGAGGCGGCCTACGTCCGGCCGGCCACGCTCGACGAGGCGCTGCAGCTGGTGCGCGACCACGAGGACGCCACGGTCGTGGCCGGCAGCACCGACTGGGGCGTCGAGGTCAACCTGCGCGGTCGCAGGGCCCACCTGGTGCTGGCCGTCGACCGGCTGGAGGAGCTGCGCGGGCTCACCGTGACCGACGACGAGGTCCGCATCGGCGCCGCGCTCACCCTCACCGAGCTCGGGCGCCGGCTCGAGGGCCGGCTGCCGCTGGTCGACGCGCTGCTGCCGCAGTTCGCCTCGCCGCTCATCCGCAACGGCGCCACCCTCGGCGGCAACCTCGGCACCGGCTCGCCCATCGGCGACACCACGCCGGTGCTGCTCGCGCTCGAGGCCTCGCTGGTGCTGGCGTCGAGCGAGGGCACGCGGACGGTGCCGCTGGCCGACTACTTCACCGGCTACCGGCGGTCGGTGCGCCGCCGCGACGAGCTCATCGCCGAGGTCGTGGTCCCGCTGCCGGCGGCCGGGCTGACGGCGTTCCACAAGATCGCCAAGCGGCGCTTCGACGACATCTCGTCGGTGGCCGTGGCCTTCGCGCTCGACCTCCGTGACGGGGTCGTCAGCAAGGCCCGGATCGGGCTCGGCGGCGTGGCGGCCACGCCCGTGCGCGCGCTGGCCACGGAGGCCGCGCTCGAGGGCCGGCCGTGGTCCGAGACGACCGTCGACGCCGCCGCGGAGGTGCTCCGCTCCGAGGGCACGCCGATCGACGACCAGCGGGCCAGCGCGGCCTACCGTTCGGCCGTCCTGGGTGACGCGCTGCGCAAGCTGTGGGTCGAGTCGTGA
- a CDS encoding ABC transporter ATP-binding protein has protein sequence MSDAMISARGLRKSFGDFEAVKGIDVEVRRGEAFGFLGPNGAGKSSTMRMIAAVSPVSGGELRILGLDPATDGQAIRGRLGVCPQEDTLDTELNVRDNLFIYGRYFGLSKAEVNERADELLEFVQLTEKAKAKVDDLSGGMKRRLTIARSLINRPDLLLLDEPTTGLDPQARHVLWDRLFRLKQAGVTLVITTHYMDEAEQLCDRLVVMDKGLIVAEGSPADLIREHSTREVAELRFGVGEHEALAGKIEDLGDRVEVLPDRLLVYTDDGERVLSQVHERGLQPVATLVRRSTLEDVFLRLTGRTLVD, from the coding sequence GTGAGCGACGCGATGATCTCGGCGCGCGGGCTGCGCAAGTCCTTCGGAGACTTCGAAGCGGTCAAGGGCATCGACGTCGAGGTGCGTCGGGGCGAGGCGTTCGGGTTCCTCGGGCCCAACGGCGCCGGCAAGTCCAGCACCATGCGGATGATCGCGGCGGTGAGCCCGGTCAGCGGGGGTGAGCTGCGGATCCTGGGTCTCGACCCGGCCACCGACGGCCAGGCCATCCGCGGGCGCCTGGGGGTGTGCCCGCAGGAGGACACGCTCGACACCGAGCTCAACGTGCGCGACAACCTGTTCATCTACGGCCGCTACTTCGGCCTGTCCAAGGCCGAGGTCAACGAGCGGGCCGACGAGCTGCTGGAGTTCGTGCAGCTCACCGAGAAGGCCAAGGCCAAGGTCGACGACCTCAGCGGTGGCATGAAGCGGCGCCTGACCATCGCCCGGAGCCTCATCAACCGGCCCGACCTGCTGCTGCTCGACGAGCCGACGACGGGCCTCGACCCGCAGGCGCGGCACGTGCTGTGGGACCGGCTGTTCCGGCTCAAGCAGGCCGGGGTCACCCTGGTCATCACCACGCACTACATGGACGAGGCCGAGCAGCTCTGCGACCGGCTCGTGGTGATGGACAAGGGGCTGATCGTGGCCGAGGGCTCACCGGCCGACCTGATCCGCGAGCACTCCACCCGCGAGGTGGCCGAGCTCCGCTTCGGCGTCGGCGAGCACGAGGCGCTGGCCGGCAAGATCGAGGACCTCGGCGACCGGGTCGAGGTGCTGCCCGACCGGCTCCTTGTCTACACCGACGACGGCGAGCGGGTGCTGAGCCAGGTCCACGAGCGCGGCCTGCAGCCGGTGGCCACGCTCGTGCGGCGCAGCACGCTCGAGGACGTGTTCCTGCGGCTCACCGGCCGGACCCTGGTCGACTGA
- a CDS encoding xanthine dehydrogenase molybdopterin binding subunit gives MTLLSSRPDLAVVGEALPHEAAALHVTGHALYTDDLVGRTSRVLHAHPVQAPHTHARVTRLDPAPAYDVPGVVRVLTAADVPGINDAGIKHDEPLFPSEVMYHGHAVAWVLGESLEAARRGALAVQADYEPLPSVLTVEEAIAAESFQGARPTVTRGDSAAGMERAAHVFEGVTSFAGQEHFYLETHCALALVDEAGQVFVQSSTQHPTETQEITAHVLGVPSHAVTVQCLRMGGGFGGKEMQPHGLAAVAALGATLTGRPVRLRLTRQQDMTMTGKRHGFHATWRAGFSADGRIEALEATLTSDGGWSLDLSEPVLSRALCHVENAYWIPDITVHGRIARTHKTSQTAFRGFGGPQGMLVIEDVLGRAAPVLGIPPAELRRRNFYAEGQATPYGQPVRHAERMHGCWDQVLASSSYAARREEVDAFNAASPHTKRGLAVTPVKFGISFNFTTFNQGGALVHVYKDGSVLINHGGTEMGQGLHTKMLQVAATALGVPLGRVRLAPTRTDKVPNTSATAASAGADLNGGAVKNACEQILERLTAVRAEHPDASWDELVAAAYHARVQLWAAGFYKTEGLSWDVTTMTGTPFKYFTYGAAVAEVEVDGFTGASTTRRVDIVQDVGDSLSPLVDLGQVEGGFVQGAGWLTLEDLRWDTSDGEGRGRLTTQAASTYKLPSFSELPEVFNVELLERAHEEGVVYGSKAVGEPPLMLAFSVREALRDACAAYGPPGRPCELASPATPEAVYWALNAARSAS, from the coding sequence GTGACGCTCCTGAGCAGCCGCCCGGACCTCGCCGTGGTCGGCGAGGCGCTCCCGCACGAGGCGGCGGCGCTGCACGTCACCGGCCACGCGCTCTACACCGACGACCTGGTGGGCCGGACCAGCCGGGTGCTGCACGCCCACCCGGTCCAGGCGCCGCACACCCACGCCCGGGTCACCCGGCTCGACCCGGCGCCGGCGTACGACGTGCCGGGCGTGGTCCGCGTCCTCACCGCGGCCGACGTGCCGGGGATCAACGACGCGGGGATCAAGCACGACGAGCCGCTGTTCCCGAGCGAGGTGATGTACCACGGCCACGCGGTGGCCTGGGTCCTCGGCGAGAGCCTCGAGGCCGCGCGCCGCGGCGCGCTGGCGGTGCAGGCCGACTACGAGCCGCTGCCCAGCGTCCTCACCGTGGAGGAGGCCATCGCGGCGGAGAGCTTCCAGGGCGCGCGGCCGACCGTGACCCGCGGCGACTCCGCGGCCGGGATGGAGCGGGCCGCGCACGTCTTCGAGGGCGTGACGTCCTTCGCCGGTCAGGAGCACTTCTACCTCGAGACCCACTGCGCGCTGGCCCTGGTCGACGAGGCCGGCCAGGTCTTCGTGCAGTCCTCGACGCAGCACCCGACCGAGACCCAGGAGATCACCGCGCACGTGCTCGGCGTCCCGAGCCACGCGGTGACCGTGCAGTGCCTGCGGATGGGCGGCGGCTTCGGCGGCAAGGAGATGCAGCCGCACGGGCTGGCCGCGGTGGCCGCGCTCGGTGCCACGCTGACCGGTCGCCCGGTCCGGCTGCGCCTGACCCGGCAGCAGGACATGACGATGACCGGCAAGCGGCACGGCTTCCACGCCACCTGGCGCGCCGGCTTCTCCGCCGACGGCCGGATCGAGGCGCTCGAGGCCACGCTGACCTCCGACGGCGGCTGGAGCCTGGACCTCTCCGAGCCGGTGCTCTCGCGGGCGCTGTGCCACGTCGAGAACGCCTACTGGATCCCCGACATCACCGTCCACGGCCGGATCGCGCGGACCCACAAGACCTCCCAGACCGCGTTCCGCGGCTTCGGCGGCCCGCAGGGGATGCTGGTCATCGAGGACGTCCTCGGCCGCGCCGCCCCCGTGCTCGGCATCCCGCCCGCCGAGCTCCGGCGGCGCAACTTCTACGCCGAGGGCCAGGCCACGCCGTACGGCCAGCCCGTCCGGCACGCCGAGCGCATGCACGGCTGCTGGGACCAGGTGCTCGCCTCCTCGTCGTACGCCGCGCGGCGTGAGGAGGTCGACGCCTTCAACGCCGCCTCGCCGCACACCAAGCGCGGGCTGGCGGTCACGCCGGTGAAGTTCGGGATCTCGTTCAACTTCACCACGTTCAACCAGGGCGGCGCGCTGGTGCACGTCTACAAGGACGGCTCGGTCCTCATCAACCACGGCGGCACCGAGATGGGCCAGGGGCTGCACACCAAGATGCTCCAGGTCGCGGCCACCGCCCTCGGCGTGCCGCTGGGCCGGGTCCGGCTCGCGCCGACCCGCACCGACAAGGTGCCCAACACCTCGGCCACCGCCGCCTCGGCGGGCGCCGACCTCAACGGCGGCGCGGTCAAGAACGCCTGCGAGCAGATCCTGGAACGCCTCACGGCGGTCCGGGCCGAGCACCCCGACGCCTCGTGGGACGAGCTGGTCGCCGCGGCGTACCACGCGCGCGTGCAGCTCTGGGCGGCCGGCTTCTACAAGACCGAGGGCCTGTCGTGGGACGTGACCACGATGACCGGGACGCCGTTCAAGTACTTCACCTACGGCGCCGCCGTGGCCGAGGTCGAGGTGGACGGGTTCACCGGCGCCTCCACCACGCGCCGCGTCGACATCGTCCAGGACGTCGGCGACTCGCTCTCCCCGCTGGTCGACCTGGGCCAGGTCGAGGGCGGCTTCGTGCAGGGCGCCGGCTGGCTGACCCTGGAGGACCTGCGCTGGGACACCAGCGACGGTGAGGGTCGGGGGCGACTGACCACGCAGGCGGCATCGACCTACAAGCTGCCGTCGTTCTCCGAGCTGCCCGAGGTCTTCAACGTCGAGCTCCTCGAGCGGGCGCACGAGGAGGGCGTGGTCTACGGCTCCAAGGCCGTGGGCGAGCCGCCGCTCATGCTGGCCTTCTCGGTGCGCGAGGCGCTGCGCGACGCGTGCGCGGCGTACGGACCGCCCGGTCGGCCCTGCGAGCTGGCCTCGCCGGCCACGCCCGAGGCGGTCTACTGGGCGCTGAACGCCGCGCGGTCGGCGTCGTGA
- a CDS encoding methyltransferase → MAAEIVPDTKDWTWVLREPCPECGFVAADLDRDRIGALLRDDAVGWSVVLAQPGATERPDPQTWSPLEYACHVRDVHRVFGERLDLMLEQDEPTFANWDQDETAVAERYDLQDPADVAPALVAAAEAVARRYDALCDAPEATWARRGLRSNGSEFTVDTIARYHLHDVLHHRHDVRAFAARATAAAYDGGAEAFSAAVAELTDEVRESLDAFAAAVQGAGAGGAVLEVGSGGGRDAAALEERGLTVRRTDVSRGFVDRLRALGHEADVLDPLGDDLGGPYDGVWANASLLHVARADLPTVLARLASATRAGGVLGLSLKEGDGEAWSTHGHVPAPRRFTYWREGPLRAALEGAGWRVDHLARRTGGGEQAWLAVRAVRGAT, encoded by the coding sequence GTGGCTGCTGAGATCGTCCCGGACACCAAGGACTGGACCTGGGTGCTGCGCGAGCCGTGCCCGGAGTGCGGCTTCGTGGCCGCCGACCTGGACCGCGACCGGATCGGGGCGCTGCTGCGCGACGACGCCGTGGGCTGGTCGGTCGTGCTCGCCCAGCCGGGCGCCACCGAGCGGCCGGACCCCCAGACCTGGTCCCCGCTGGAGTACGCCTGCCACGTGCGCGACGTGCACCGGGTCTTCGGCGAGCGCCTGGACCTGATGCTCGAGCAGGACGAGCCGACCTTCGCGAACTGGGACCAGGACGAGACGGCCGTGGCCGAGCGCTACGACCTCCAGGACCCCGCCGACGTCGCGCCCGCGCTGGTGGCGGCGGCCGAGGCCGTGGCTCGGCGCTACGACGCGCTGTGCGACGCCCCCGAGGCGACCTGGGCGCGCCGCGGGCTCCGCTCCAACGGCAGCGAGTTCACCGTCGACACCATCGCCCGCTACCACCTGCACGACGTGCTCCACCACAGGCACGACGTCCGGGCCTTCGCCGCCCGGGCCACCGCGGCGGCGTACGACGGGGGCGCGGAGGCCTTCAGCGCCGCCGTCGCCGAGCTCACCGACGAGGTGCGCGAGAGCCTCGACGCCTTCGCCGCGGCCGTCCAGGGAGCGGGCGCCGGGGGAGCGGTGCTCGAGGTCGGCAGCGGCGGCGGCCGCGACGCCGCGGCGCTGGAGGAGCGGGGGCTCACCGTCCGGCGCACCGACGTGTCGCGGGGCTTCGTCGACCGGTTGCGAGCCCTGGGCCACGAGGCGGACGTCCTCGACCCGCTGGGCGACGACCTCGGCGGTCCCTACGACGGGGTCTGGGCCAACGCCAGCCTGCTGCACGTCGCCCGCGCCGACCTGCCGACCGTGCTGGCCCGGCTCGCCTCGGCCACCCGCGCCGGCGGCGTGCTCGGCCTGTCGCTCAAGGAGGGCGACGGCGAGGCGTGGTCGACGCACGGGCACGTGCCGGCCCCGCGGCGCTTCACCTACTGGCGCGAGGGGCCGCTGCGTGCGGCGCTCGAGGGCGCCGGGTGGCGGGTCGACCACCTCGCCCGGCGTACCGGTGGCGGGGAGCAGGCCTGGCTCGCCGTCCGGGCTGTCCGAGGTGCCACCTAG
- a CDS encoding DUF3046 domain-containing protein, whose amino-acid sequence MRHTEFWSRLEDALGPGYYRSWAGQFVMAELGGRTAQEALDAGVSPKQVWAAVWRALDLPAAVK is encoded by the coding sequence GTGAGGCACACCGAGTTCTGGTCCCGGTTGGAGGACGCGCTCGGGCCGGGCTACTACCGGTCCTGGGCCGGTCAGTTCGTCATGGCCGAGCTCGGCGGGCGGACCGCGCAGGAGGCGCTCGACGCCGGCGTGTCGCCCAAGCAGGTGTGGGCCGCCGTCTGGCGCGCGCTCGACCTCCCGGCGGCCGTGAAGTGA
- the xdhC gene encoding xanthine dehydrogenase accessory protein XdhC has protein sequence MTTWFEAVASLRSAREPGVLVTVTDVRGHAPREAGAKMVVSAAQTWASIGGGNLEEEAVRRARALLSSPGGPESFTASLSDKAPFQHGVQCCGGEVTVLLDPLPVVPSAAVFGVGHVGLELARILARHDLELHLVDSRPLPDLAPLADAVAAVHAHEVPVIPELVLAELPRGTHVLVLTHDHAEDLAIVDAALRCDHLGPVGLIGSSAKWARFRRTLLESHAPDVVDRVQTPIGLPGVTTSKEPAAIAVAVAAGLLAAFEREGARA, from the coding sequence GTGACGACCTGGTTCGAGGCGGTGGCCTCGCTGAGGTCCGCGCGCGAGCCCGGCGTGCTCGTCACCGTCACCGACGTGCGCGGCCACGCTCCACGCGAGGCCGGCGCCAAGATGGTCGTCTCCGCCGCTCAGACCTGGGCGTCCATCGGCGGCGGGAACCTGGAGGAGGAGGCGGTACGCCGCGCGCGGGCGCTGCTGTCTTCGCCCGGTGGCCCCGAGTCGTTCACCGCCTCGCTCTCGGACAAGGCGCCGTTCCAGCACGGCGTGCAGTGCTGTGGGGGAGAGGTGACGGTCCTGCTCGACCCGCTGCCCGTCGTGCCCTCCGCCGCCGTCTTCGGCGTCGGCCACGTCGGCCTCGAGCTGGCCCGGATCCTGGCCCGCCACGACCTCGAGCTGCACCTGGTCGACTCGCGCCCGCTCCCCGACCTCGCGCCGCTGGCCGACGCGGTCGCGGCGGTGCACGCCCACGAGGTGCCGGTCATCCCCGAGCTGGTGCTCGCCGAGCTGCCGCGGGGCACGCACGTGCTGGTGCTGACCCACGACCACGCCGAGGACCTCGCCATCGTCGACGCGGCCCTGCGCTGCGACCACCTCGGACCGGTCGGGCTGATCGGGTCCTCGGCCAAGTGGGCGCGGTTCCGGCGCACGCTGCTGGAGTCCCACGCGCCCGACGTCGTGGACCGCGTGCAGACGCCGATCGGGTTGCCGGGGGTGACGACGTCCAAGGAGCCGGCCGCCATCGCGGTCGCCGTGGCGGCGGGGCTGCTGGCCGCGTTCGAGCGCGAGGGCGCCCGGGCATGA
- a CDS encoding DUF2867 domain-containing protein: protein MDYQDTFAVDGGGRHHADAWMHAAFDGSAGAQALWRGVLQLRLRSAADRIAGWRVEERTPQRLVVAAESWHLRAWLTWAAYADGVEVTTHVTSRNAAGAVAWTTLSPVHRAAVPGVLERARRRLRA, encoded by the coding sequence GTGGACTACCAGGACACCTTCGCGGTCGACGGCGGCGGCCGCCACCACGCCGACGCGTGGATGCACGCGGCCTTCGACGGCAGCGCGGGCGCCCAGGCCCTGTGGCGCGGCGTGCTGCAGCTCCGGCTGCGTTCCGCCGCCGACCGGATCGCCGGCTGGCGGGTCGAGGAGCGCACGCCCCAGCGGCTGGTCGTCGCCGCCGAGTCCTGGCACCTGCGCGCCTGGCTCACGTGGGCGGCGTACGCCGACGGGGTCGAGGTGACCACCCACGTCACCTCCCGCAACGCCGCCGGTGCGGTCGCGTGGACCACGCTCAGCCCGGTGCACCGGGCCGCCGTGCCCGGTGTGCTCGAGCGGGCCCGCCGGCGGCTCAGGGCGTGA